The following proteins are co-located in the Leptospira weilii genome:
- the nadB gene encoding L-aspartate oxidase produces MPRTKTDFLVLGSGITGLFAALKLAPYGSVIIITKKSDYESNTNYAQGGIASVFAESDKLEDHVRDTLEAGAWLCDPAAVQVLVEEGPPLVKELLDYGVPFNLEPSGKFDLSREGGHGKNRIVHAHDRTGREIEKTLLNVVKQNSNIQILEYHTLVDLITPHQLKRKGLICYGAYVLSNHTGEVFPILARETILATGGAGQVYSHTTNPKIATGDGVASAYRAGALIKNMEFYQFHPTALYHKDGDSFLISEAVRGKGAILLNKDGEPFMKRYHSMGDLAPRDVVARAIDSEMKKRGEQHVWLDVTHLSSSQIKESFPSIYEKCKELGIDITTDRIPVVPVAHFLCGGVSSDLEGRTTIPNLSTAGETACTGVHGGNRLASNSLLECLVFSNRIAKRIARGKPDFTKAHDEIPSWNKEGMVNTEEWVLISHDLNEIKNTMSNYVGIVRSNLRLERAKRRMDLIYDEVKDYYNRTIITNPLIELRNLVIVAKLIIRSALSRKESRGLHFSTDYPENRNPSRIDTEILNDKIRF; encoded by the coding sequence ATGCCCCGTACCAAAACGGACTTTTTAGTCTTAGGGAGCGGAATCACAGGTCTTTTTGCGGCCTTAAAATTAGCTCCCTACGGTTCCGTTATCATCATCACGAAAAAATCGGATTACGAATCCAACACAAATTACGCGCAAGGCGGAATTGCCTCCGTCTTTGCGGAAAGCGATAAACTTGAGGATCACGTCAGGGACACTCTGGAAGCGGGGGCCTGGCTTTGCGATCCGGCGGCCGTTCAGGTTCTCGTGGAAGAAGGCCCTCCCCTCGTCAAAGAACTGCTCGACTACGGGGTTCCGTTTAATTTGGAACCCTCGGGAAAATTCGATCTTTCCAGAGAAGGTGGGCACGGAAAGAATCGAATCGTCCACGCACACGATAGAACGGGGAGAGAAATCGAAAAGACCCTTCTAAACGTGGTCAAACAAAATTCAAACATTCAAATATTAGAATATCATACTTTGGTAGACCTCATTACGCCTCACCAATTAAAACGCAAAGGACTTATCTGCTACGGCGCCTACGTCCTTTCCAATCATACCGGGGAAGTTTTTCCGATTTTGGCGAGAGAAACGATTCTTGCGACCGGAGGAGCTGGGCAAGTCTATTCCCATACGACCAATCCAAAGATCGCAACCGGAGACGGTGTGGCTTCCGCATACAGGGCCGGAGCGCTTATCAAAAATATGGAATTTTACCAATTCCATCCGACCGCACTTTATCACAAGGACGGAGATTCTTTTTTGATTTCCGAAGCGGTTCGAGGAAAAGGTGCGATTCTACTTAATAAAGACGGAGAACCGTTTATGAAACGGTATCATTCGATGGGAGACCTGGCTCCGAGAGACGTGGTCGCAAGAGCCATAGACTCTGAGATGAAAAAAAGGGGGGAACAGCATGTTTGGCTGGACGTCACTCATCTTTCCTCCTCTCAGATCAAAGAATCCTTTCCTTCCATTTACGAGAAGTGTAAAGAGCTAGGAATCGACATCACCACGGATCGAATACCGGTCGTTCCGGTCGCACATTTTCTTTGCGGCGGTGTGTCCTCCGATTTAGAAGGAAGAACAACGATTCCGAATCTTTCTACTGCGGGTGAAACCGCATGCACGGGAGTTCACGGAGGAAATCGCCTTGCATCCAATAGCCTCTTGGAGTGTCTTGTTTTCTCCAATCGAATCGCCAAAAGAATCGCAAGGGGAAAGCCTGACTTCACAAAGGCACACGACGAAATCCCTTCTTGGAACAAGGAAGGAATGGTCAATACGGAAGAATGGGTTTTGATTTCTCACGATTTAAACGAAATTAAAAATACGATGAGCAACTACGTGGGAATCGTCCGTTCCAATTTACGTTTAGAACGCGCTAAACGTAGAATGGATCTGATTTACGACGAAGTAAAGGATTATTACAACAGAACAATTATCACCAATCCTTTAATCGAACTAAGAAATTTGGTGATCGTAGCGAAACTCATCATTCGGTCCGCGTTGTCCAGAAAAGAAAGCAGAGGGCTTCATTTTTCCACAGACTATCCGGAAAACAGAAACCCTTCCCGTATCGACACGGAAATCCTTAACGATAAGATCCGATTTTAG
- the omp85 gene encoding Omp85 family outer membrane protein produces MTLRKILIPKDENKNPIFKSQTFFVSLFYRRRKWNFRKFRKSALSILISFGCVFVPYLKIFAQENFTGCDKPEARKDLPFPIDRVKQMCKKDLDNKKEGWYSTGLPLVNSDPNEGIGYGARVYGYNNGKKSDPFFEYTPYRLRFFAQYFNTTKNAQYHQLSLDMPYVANTRWRLRTDALLTITPTTLYFGVGESTLKPLAYQERNQPGGTRVTNAEYNSQESAFLYQRPGGPIDPIELGGRVYSGIPTGEGFKVTDRMYNRYTIQTPQLNFSSERSFLHGTLRLVTGFRFSNNIVKANDGKFVKSVDPIFDGTSLSNSGKVPNAKTRLTEDAEAGKILGYHGGFVNTAKIGLVYDTRDFEPDPNSGVFLEATYEKASKVIASDFDFQKYFGHAKFFYSPFPKTFEKLVLASRFGFGVSDGDVPFFEYRNLWGTENTVTGLGGLRTLRGYKQDRFVGRAMGFGTVEVRWKFYDFSVGGEYFSLNVVPFWDFGRVWNDEHKASLLNYKYSQGLGLRIAWNQATIIMIDYAVSREDKQLFVNFNHAF; encoded by the coding sequence ATGACACTTCGTAAGATTTTGATTCCGAAAGATGAAAATAAGAATCCGATTTTTAAGTCACAAACTTTTTTCGTTTCTCTTTTTTACAGAAGAAGGAAATGGAATTTTAGAAAATTTCGTAAATCCGCTCTTTCGATTCTGATCTCTTTCGGATGCGTATTCGTTCCTTACTTAAAAATTTTCGCCCAAGAAAATTTTACAGGCTGTGATAAACCTGAAGCGAGAAAGGATCTTCCTTTTCCGATCGATCGGGTCAAACAGATGTGTAAAAAGGATTTAGACAACAAAAAAGAAGGTTGGTATTCTACCGGGCTTCCATTGGTCAATTCCGATCCGAATGAGGGGATTGGCTACGGAGCTAGAGTTTACGGATACAACAATGGAAAAAAAAGCGATCCATTTTTCGAATATACCCCATATCGGCTTCGTTTTTTCGCCCAATATTTTAATACGACAAAGAATGCGCAGTATCATCAGCTCAGTTTGGATATGCCCTACGTAGCAAACACTCGTTGGAGACTTCGCACCGACGCACTTCTTACGATTACTCCGACTACTTTGTATTTCGGAGTGGGAGAATCTACTTTAAAACCTCTCGCGTACCAGGAACGAAATCAACCCGGAGGAACCCGGGTCACAAACGCGGAGTACAATTCTCAAGAATCCGCGTTTCTATATCAGAGACCCGGAGGTCCCATCGATCCCATAGAACTCGGGGGAAGAGTTTATTCCGGAATTCCGACGGGCGAGGGTTTTAAGGTGACCGATCGTATGTATAATCGTTATACGATCCAAACTCCTCAGTTGAACTTCAGTTCGGAAAGATCCTTTTTACACGGAACCTTGAGGCTTGTGACCGGTTTTCGTTTTTCGAATAACATCGTAAAGGCGAACGACGGAAAGTTTGTAAAATCGGTCGATCCGATTTTTGACGGAACCTCTCTCAGCAATTCGGGAAAGGTTCCGAACGCAAAGACAAGACTTACGGAAGATGCGGAGGCTGGGAAGATTCTGGGCTATCATGGAGGATTTGTGAATACTGCCAAGATCGGCCTCGTCTATGATACAAGGGATTTCGAGCCGGATCCGAATTCGGGAGTTTTTTTAGAGGCAACTTACGAAAAAGCCTCCAAAGTGATCGCTTCCGATTTTGATTTTCAGAAATATTTCGGACATGCAAAATTCTTTTATAGTCCTTTTCCGAAAACATTTGAAAAATTGGTTCTTGCGTCCCGGTTCGGTTTCGGAGTTTCGGACGGAGACGTGCCGTTTTTTGAATATAGAAATCTTTGGGGAACGGAAAATACGGTCACGGGACTCGGAGGCCTAAGAACGCTTCGGGGTTATAAGCAGGATCGATTCGTAGGACGTGCGATGGGGTTCGGGACTGTGGAAGTTCGCTGGAAATTCTACGATTTTTCGGTCGGCGGAGAATACTTCTCGTTAAATGTAGTTCCGTTCTGGGATTTTGGCCGGGTATGGAACGACGAACATAAGGCTAGTTTGTTGAATTACAAATATTCTCAAGGTTTAGGTCTTAGAATCGCTTGGAATCAGGCAACGATCATCATGATCGACTACGCGGTTTCCAGAGAGGATAAACAACTTTTCGTCAATTTCAATCACGCATTCTAA
- the lsa25 gene encoding surface adhesin Lsa25 yields the protein MEKYKNIIIFIIALFLYTNCEEKPDDTTLGFINEDTKVLLAGMLIFNSYSADVASGTITDFTSGLMWKICTQGQILRVGQNGQYDCEGINDASTILGRYGASLFQYCSLNLNDCNTISLPPVLVGQTPGFSGMSEAYNSCGQDRTGQHSDWRLPTFPELKVLTSSGSLNAFLIKFPNTVEDYYWTSWAQEGTVDMARAVNFEATHFGENTFFTKTSRYFVRCVRNFP from the coding sequence ATGGAAAAATATAAAAATATTATAATATTCATTATCGCACTATTTCTTTATACAAACTGCGAGGAAAAACCGGACGATACGACTCTGGGATTTATCAACGAAGACACAAAAGTTTTACTTGCGGGAATGTTGATTTTCAACTCTTATTCGGCGGATGTGGCTTCCGGAACGATTACGGATTTCACGAGCGGACTTATGTGGAAAATTTGCACACAGGGTCAGATTCTTAGAGTTGGGCAAAACGGCCAGTACGATTGTGAAGGGATCAACGATGCTTCTACGATCCTCGGAAGATACGGAGCCTCTCTTTTTCAGTATTGTTCCCTCAATTTAAACGACTGTAATACGATTTCCCTACCGCCGGTTTTAGTCGGACAAACGCCCGGATTTTCAGGAATGAGTGAAGCTTATAATTCTTGTGGTCAGGATCGTACCGGACAACATTCCGATTGGAGGCTTCCCACCTTTCCGGAGTTAAAGGTTCTTACTAGTTCTGGAAGTTTGAATGCGTTTCTCATAAAATTTCCAAACACGGTGGAAGACTATTACTGGACTTCTTGGGCACAGGAAGGAACGGTGGATATGGCTCGTGCCGTAAATTTTGAAGCTACTCATTTTGGGGAAAATACCTTTTTCACGAAAACGAGCCGATACTTCGTTCGCTGTGTCAGAAATTTTCCTTAA
- the omp85 gene encoding Omp85 family outer membrane protein — MKKFLKIVGVATSLFFLTVGAAYGQEDCSKLAFMEDVARKPRTDLPFQISEMRRLRPEDICKKKEGWFPTGLPLLNSDPNVGVGYGVRVFLINNGKKTDPFFEYTPYRFRMFAQYFNTTKNRQYQDISFDAPYIFDTKWRLRGDLIYDTNPNTLYYGIGERSLQNLSYQERNQPGGEIARNATYHDREKNIYFTRPGGPGDPVDFQGTNYSGFPTNDAFRVTDRMYNRYDIRSPQLNLSGEHIFFGGLVRMVAGLRVSQNIVKTFDGQFVKSRDPLTEGTPFSNSGMAPNGKTKVIEDAEAGKIIGANGGNVNSVRFGLVLDTRDLEPDPNRGVFLEATYEKIAKSFGSDFQYSKYFTQIKLFYSPFPKVFDKLVIAGRGAFGLTEGEAPFFEYRNLWSTEGGITGIGGLRTLRGYKQDRFTGKAMGWGNIELRWKFFDFNIAGQHFALNLVPFVDFGRVWDDEHNVGLKDYKYSRGLGFRIAWNQSTILMLDYAVSKEDKQIFMNFNHIF; from the coding sequence ATGAAAAAATTTCTGAAAATCGTAGGTGTTGCGACGAGTTTGTTTTTTCTAACGGTAGGAGCGGCGTATGGACAAGAGGATTGTTCGAAATTGGCTTTTATGGAAGATGTTGCCAGAAAACCAAGGACAGATTTACCCTTTCAGATTTCGGAAATGAGACGTTTAAGGCCGGAAGATATCTGTAAAAAGAAAGAAGGTTGGTTTCCCACCGGTCTTCCTCTTTTAAACTCCGATCCAAATGTGGGTGTGGGATACGGAGTTCGTGTATTTTTAATCAACAACGGAAAAAAGACGGATCCGTTTTTTGAATATACGCCTTATCGTTTTCGAATGTTTGCTCAGTATTTTAATACGACCAAGAACAGACAGTATCAGGACATCAGTTTCGACGCTCCTTATATTTTTGATACCAAGTGGAGACTTCGAGGGGATTTGATTTACGATACGAATCCGAACACTTTGTACTACGGAATCGGAGAAAGATCGCTGCAAAATCTTTCCTATCAAGAGCGAAATCAGCCCGGTGGAGAAATCGCAAGAAACGCTACCTATCACGATCGAGAAAAGAATATTTATTTTACGAGGCCCGGAGGTCCCGGAGATCCGGTCGATTTTCAGGGAACCAATTACTCCGGTTTTCCTACGAACGACGCGTTTCGAGTTACCGATCGAATGTATAACCGTTACGATATCCGCTCCCCACAACTCAATCTCAGCGGGGAACATATCTTCTTCGGGGGATTGGTTCGAATGGTTGCGGGACTTAGGGTTTCCCAAAATATCGTCAAGACTTTCGACGGTCAGTTTGTGAAAAGTAGGGACCCATTGACGGAAGGAACTCCTTTTAGCAATTCGGGTATGGCTCCGAATGGAAAAACGAAAGTTATCGAGGACGCCGAAGCGGGAAAAATTATCGGGGCCAACGGGGGGAACGTAAACTCGGTGCGATTCGGGTTGGTTTTGGATACCCGGGATTTGGAACCAGATCCGAATCGAGGAGTATTTTTAGAAGCGACTTATGAAAAAATCGCTAAATCTTTCGGATCCGATTTTCAATATTCCAAGTATTTTACTCAGATTAAATTATTCTACAGTCCGTTTCCGAAAGTCTTTGATAAACTAGTGATTGCCGGTCGAGGAGCGTTTGGTTTGACGGAGGGAGAAGCGCCTTTTTTCGAGTATAGAAATCTTTGGTCTACGGAAGGAGGAATTACCGGAATCGGAGGCCTAAGGACTTTACGCGGTTATAAGCAGGATCGTTTTACCGGGAAGGCGATGGGATGGGGAAACATTGAACTACGTTGGAAATTTTTCGATTTTAACATAGCCGGACAACATTTCGCTTTAAATTTGGTGCCTTTTGTGGACTTCGGTCGGGTGTGGGACGATGAACATAATGTGGGGCTAAAAGATTATAAATATTCCCGAGGTTTAGGATTTAGAATCGCTTGGAATCAGAGTACGATTTTGATGTTGGACTACGCCGTTTCCAAGGAAGACAAACAGATATTTATGAATTTTAACCACATTTTTTGA
- a CDS encoding M23 family metallopeptidase: MSIVSVSCLGTARAKEEGFVRNELSFEEAKEFFAANPEFISNGFDFPVGAPNAKGYYDLQPFGKNFHLGEDWNAIGRNDYGDLVYAVSNGIVKFAGDEGPGWGNVLILTHRLPDGRRINSLYAHLSKMHVIKGDKIRKGKKIGKIGDANRRYGPHLHFEMREDFFLPTGSGYGKNQQGYLNPKEFIRGHRKLKNNKSLVRGDNR, translated from the coding sequence TTGTCTATCGTATCGGTTTCCTGCTTGGGAACGGCGAGGGCCAAGGAAGAAGGTTTCGTTCGAAACGAACTCTCCTTCGAAGAAGCGAAAGAATTCTTTGCCGCAAACCCTGAATTTATTTCCAACGGTTTTGATTTTCCGGTCGGAGCGCCGAACGCAAAAGGCTATTACGATCTCCAACCCTTTGGAAAGAATTTTCATCTCGGTGAGGATTGGAACGCGATCGGACGAAACGATTACGGCGATCTCGTGTATGCTGTTTCCAACGGAATCGTAAAGTTCGCGGGGGACGAGGGACCGGGTTGGGGAAACGTTCTCATTCTCACGCATCGTCTTCCGGACGGAAGACGGATCAATTCCTTGTATGCGCATCTTTCCAAGATGCACGTTATCAAAGGCGACAAGATCAGAAAAGGAAAGAAGATCGGAAAGATCGGGGACGCGAATCGCCGTTACGGACCTCATCTTCATTTTGAAATGAGAGAAGACTTCTTTCTTCCCACCGGATCGGGTTACGGTAAGAATCAACAAGGTTATCTCAATCCGAAAGAGTTCATTCGCGGCCATCGAAAACTAAAAAATAATAAAAGCCTGGTTCGTGGCGATAACCGATAA
- a CDS encoding acetyl-CoA carboxylase biotin carboxyl carrier protein subunit has product MIEENFRFRHGEEEIPVRVRSNSLGGDTSVSIVLNGIVRDFRISRNFQSEGNGLFSDPGNHLKILRKGNRIFIHYKGWNTKIVLSNREIHLEEGSGGLIKSPMPGKVIRVLVTPGASVQKGTVLAIVEAMKMENNILSPGEGTVEEVLTGEGSMVSQDDVILKLNLG; this is encoded by the coding sequence GTGATCGAAGAAAATTTTCGATTTAGACACGGGGAAGAAGAAATTCCGGTTCGAGTTCGATCGAATTCTCTCGGAGGCGACACTTCCGTATCGATTGTGTTAAACGGAATCGTTCGCGATTTTCGGATCTCCAGAAATTTTCAAAGCGAAGGCAACGGACTTTTTTCCGATCCCGGAAATCACTTGAAAATCCTCAGGAAAGGAAATCGGATTTTTATTCACTACAAGGGTTGGAACACGAAGATCGTTTTGTCCAATCGCGAAATCCATCTGGAAGAGGGGAGCGGCGGTCTGATCAAAAGTCCGATGCCCGGAAAAGTGATCCGCGTTTTAGTAACACCCGGAGCTTCCGTTCAAAAAGGAACGGTTCTTGCGATCGTCGAAGCGATGAAGATGGAAAACAACATTCTTTCACCGGGCGAAGGAACGGTGGAAGAAGTTTTAACGGGCGAAGGTTCGATGGTTTCCCAAGACGACGTGATCTTGAAGTTGAATCTCGGTTGA
- a CDS encoding acetyl-CoA carboxylase biotin carboxylase subunit has protein sequence MISKLLIANRGEIAVRVIRTCKRLGIKTVAVYSDADRDSPHVKLANESVYVGEPSPASSYLKISNILEAVKKTKAEAVHPGYGFLSEKSEFAKALQKENVLFLGPSPESMELMGDKINSRIKMEASGVPVVPGYNGQDQNPNVLQKEAERIGYPLMIKATAGGGGKGMKRVYGPEEFLTSLESAQREAQKAFGDGTVFLEKYIETPRHIEVQVFGDKHGNVMHLFERECSIQRRHQKVIEESPAPNLPSAMRDEICQVAVKAAQSIGYVGAGTVEFILGKDGKFYFLEMNTRLQVEHPVTEYITGQDLVEWQIRVAEGKKLSELTGGKTIAQNGHAIEARIYAEDPENNFLPSTGILEYIEFPNRDFLRVDTGVETGSEITVYYDPMIAKMISWGKNREECVTRLKESIDSTVIFGPVTNTFFLSGILSHEEFEKGHIHTHFLEEQTILFAPEREAQADAFSFAAAALSEKKRSRGIWEAVGPGGFW, from the coding sequence TTGATCTCTAAACTACTGATTGCGAATCGCGGGGAAATCGCGGTTCGTGTGATCCGAACTTGTAAAAGGCTGGGAATCAAAACTGTTGCCGTCTACTCGGATGCGGATAGGGATTCTCCTCATGTAAAACTTGCAAACGAATCCGTTTATGTGGGGGAGCCCAGTCCCGCTTCTTCTTATTTAAAAATTTCGAATATTTTAGAGGCGGTCAAAAAAACGAAAGCCGAGGCGGTGCATCCCGGTTACGGATTTTTATCCGAAAAAAGCGAATTTGCAAAAGCATTACAAAAAGAGAATGTATTATTTTTAGGTCCGAGTCCCGAATCGATGGAGCTTATGGGGGATAAGATCAACTCCCGAATCAAGATGGAGGCTTCGGGAGTTCCGGTTGTTCCGGGTTACAACGGACAAGATCAAAATCCTAACGTTCTTCAAAAGGAAGCCGAAAGAATCGGATATCCTCTGATGATTAAGGCAACCGCGGGAGGAGGGGGAAAAGGAATGAAACGGGTCTATGGACCGGAAGAATTTCTCACCTCTCTCGAATCGGCTCAAAGGGAAGCGCAAAAGGCTTTCGGAGACGGCACCGTATTTCTGGAAAAATACATAGAGACGCCTAGGCATATCGAAGTGCAGGTTTTCGGGGATAAACACGGAAACGTTATGCATCTTTTCGAACGGGAATGTTCGATCCAAAGAAGACATCAAAAGGTGATCGAAGAATCTCCGGCTCCGAACTTGCCCTCCGCAATGCGGGATGAAATCTGCCAAGTGGCTGTCAAAGCGGCGCAGTCTATCGGTTATGTGGGGGCTGGAACCGTAGAGTTCATTTTGGGAAAAGACGGAAAGTTTTATTTCTTGGAGATGAACACAAGACTTCAGGTGGAACATCCTGTGACCGAATACATCACGGGCCAAGATCTTGTGGAATGGCAGATTCGAGTGGCGGAAGGGAAAAAACTTTCCGAACTTACCGGCGGAAAAACGATCGCTCAGAACGGACACGCAATCGAAGCGCGTATTTACGCGGAAGATCCGGAAAATAACTTCTTACCTTCCACAGGTATATTAGAATATATTGAATTTCCAAATCGAGACTTTTTACGGGTGGATACGGGAGTGGAAACGGGTTCGGAAATCACGGTGTATTACGACCCGATGATTGCAAAGATGATTTCTTGGGGAAAGAATAGAGAAGAATGCGTGACTCGCCTGAAAGAATCCATCGATTCCACGGTGATTTTTGGGCCGGTAACGAATACGTTTTTTCTTTCCGGAATTCTTTCCCATGAGGAATTTGAAAAAGGACATATTCATACGCATTTTCTGGAAGAACAAACAATTCTTTTCGCTCCCGAAAGAGAAGCGCAAGCCGATGCGTTTTCTTTTGCGGCAGCCGCACTTTCCGAAAAGAAAAGATCCCGGGGAATTTGGGAAGCGGTTGGTCCGGGAGGCTTTTGGTGA
- a CDS encoding lysophospholipid acyltransferase family protein has translation MNPLKFMESRLGRFPKSYRRIVLKTYLITLFLVFSFAFPSFISGLFYALIGDRRRKNASFLKGSVVWGNAIRWMTKTRFFRIGEFRIPAEGHMIFSNHVNELDFPYDCLVINKPYLANQVIKKTLIAYWWMKAMGSQVFESTKAATIAVSVRNLLKGLKTTSFIVYPEGHNSYREEIQPLQKGMIKLAWENKIPIVIVLKSGLTGYQTREKDFVVVYKQIGTYDPAKYPSWEEFKDFLYETMDREKKSLDAMLSSEVQKESVLVS, from the coding sequence ATGAACCCATTGAAATTTATGGAAAGCCGTTTGGGCCGCTTTCCGAAATCCTACCGTAGGATTGTACTCAAAACGTATTTAATCACACTGTTTCTCGTATTCAGTTTCGCATTTCCCAGTTTTATTTCGGGATTGTTTTACGCACTCATTGGAGACCGAAGAAGAAAGAACGCTTCTTTTTTAAAAGGGTCTGTCGTTTGGGGGAATGCGATCCGGTGGATGACCAAAACCCGTTTTTTTCGAATTGGAGAATTTCGGATTCCTGCCGAAGGACACATGATTTTTTCGAATCATGTCAACGAACTGGATTTTCCTTACGACTGTCTCGTGATCAACAAACCTTATCTTGCCAACCAAGTGATAAAAAAAACTTTAATCGCTTATTGGTGGATGAAGGCGATGGGTTCTCAAGTGTTCGAGTCCACCAAAGCGGCCACGATTGCGGTTTCCGTAAGAAATTTACTCAAGGGTTTGAAAACGACTTCGTTTATCGTATATCCGGAAGGCCATAATTCTTATAGGGAAGAAATTCAGCCCTTACAAAAGGGGATGATTAAACTCGCTTGGGAAAATAAAATTCCCATCGTGATCGTGCTTAAGTCCGGACTGACTGGTTATCAGACACGGGAAAAAGATTTTGTGGTTGTATATAAGCAGATCGGAACCTATGATCCGGCGAAGTATCCCTCTTGGGAGGAATTTAAGGATTTCCTTTATGAAACGATGGATCGCGAAAAGAAGTCACTTGACGCGATGCTTTCTTCCGAAGTCCAAAAGGAATCGGTACTCGTATCTTGA
- a CDS encoding LIC11274 family protein: MKRLILILIAISIFPVSVSGEAVSSKAYKKRVELLVYLRAIEPIVRNYKGEVPGGGQSQQNPGGTTAANNQQAGVPEQDGDRVKKYKELKRLYQEGLQYFFENNHVNAYRRFLEAQLGTEMLLEELSQYYVERTEEILKAAIEKKNPNNPEDRNLVDIAIEWSKHSFIVKDMTANREAPLTRRMYNPRDFHYVTNKYAIEKNMEMGYRFLGLAKETRNNALKIEKHLEKHQKLQPNHRKHRIEHYIAAIQLCRDAKANAINIFKLKYPYDNYYLFKSDAKTEAIKDDEGKAGPSEPVSLQGVTYDFSQNPTLEYDHRMSPVFDRRIPEEYRRDAVDVLEKVFDDEVKNRIFLKWDQEKRKQLLGDKAPPK; this comes from the coding sequence ATGAAAAGACTGATTCTCATATTAATTGCGATCTCCATTTTTCCCGTTTCCGTATCGGGAGAGGCCGTATCCAGCAAGGCTTATAAAAAAAGAGTAGAATTACTCGTATATCTCCGAGCTATTGAACCAATTGTTCGGAATTACAAAGGAGAAGTTCCGGGGGGAGGGCAGAGTCAGCAGAATCCCGGAGGGACGACCGCCGCTAACAACCAGCAGGCTGGAGTTCCGGAACAGGATGGGGATAGAGTCAAAAAATATAAGGAACTCAAGAGACTTTATCAGGAAGGGCTTCAGTACTTTTTCGAAAACAATCACGTAAACGCATATAGAAGATTTTTAGAGGCTCAACTCGGAACCGAGATGCTTTTGGAAGAACTTTCCCAATATTACGTGGAAAGAACGGAGGAAATCCTAAAAGCCGCGATCGAAAAAAAGAATCCGAACAATCCGGAAGACAGAAATTTAGTCGATATTGCGATCGAGTGGAGTAAACATTCTTTTATCGTTAAGGATATGACCGCGAACCGAGAAGCGCCTCTCACGAGAAGGATGTACAACCCAAGGGATTTTCACTATGTAACCAACAAATATGCGATTGAAAAGAATATGGAAATGGGTTACAGATTTTTGGGACTCGCCAAAGAAACCCGTAATAATGCTCTCAAAATCGAAAAACATCTTGAGAAACACCAAAAACTTCAGCCAAACCATCGAAAACATAGAATTGAACACTATATTGCGGCGATCCAACTTTGCAGAGACGCAAAAGCGAATGCGATCAATATCTTCAAATTGAAGTATCCATACGATAACTACTATCTTTTTAAAAGCGACGCAAAAACCGAAGCGATCAAAGACGATGAGGGAAAAGCGGGACCTTCCGAACCGGTTTCTTTACAGGGAGTTACCTACGACTTCTCCCAAAATCCTACTTTGGAATACGATCATAGAATGAGTCCCGTATTCGATAGAAGAATTCCGGAAGAATATCGTAGAGACGCCGTAGACGTTTTGGAAAAAGTTTTTGATGACGAAGTCAAAAATAGAATCTTCTTAAAGTGGGATCAGGAAAAACGGAAGCAGTTGCTCGGAGATAAGGCGCCGCCTAAATAA